The Candidatus Hydrogenedentota bacterium DNA segment GGGCTGCCGCCGATTTGGCACGCGTAGAAAACCACCAGCCACCGGCTGCCCGCCTGCTCGACAACGGTCGCGGCCGGAACGTGGCACGCGGGCGTATCGGAGTCGGGCGGTATCCACCCGAGCATCTGCCAATTCAGGCCATCGCCGGAGATCGCCTCGGCCAATTGACGCCCCGCCCAGCCCTCTCCATAGCCCGAAGGGTCCGCGAAGGCCCGGTATTTGCCGTCGAGCTTGATGATATCGGGATTCGGCCACTCCGGAATGACCGGACTGTCCCCCGCCCGCAGCACGCGGAACCCACTCTGCATGAACGCGTCTTCCGCGGCCTCGGCATATCCCGTCGCCACGCCGCTGGAGGTCCAGTAATCGAACCAGAGACGCCACCTGCCCCCGTCAAACAGTAGCGAAGGGCGGTGATACATGCCGTGGAGCACGGCGTCCGATTGGGGGTCGCCCGCCTTGCCGATCTCGGGCTCGTAGATAAGCAAGGGTTTCTCGGTCCGCTGCCAGTGGATACCGTCGTCCGACGCTGCGCCCATGACGCACATAAGGTCGCCGTCGCTATCACCCGCGTGCCCAAATAACAGCCCGTCCTCGTCCGGCCCCGTTGACGAATAGGCCATGTAGTACCGGCCGTCCTTGCGCACCACGGAGGGGTCGCCGTTATGCCAGGCGTCATAGGGCTTGTCTCGCGCGGTGATGACCGGGACCCACCGCTTCGGGTCCATGGTTGCGTCCCAGTTCTGGTCACCCGCATACACTTCCCACGAATCGAGGTCCTTTCCTCGCGCATGAAAGATGGCGTCGCATCCCGGGAAACGGGAATTCGAGTCGTCCGCGGCCCACCCCATGAACCACATGCGGAACGGATACGCCGGGTCTTCCACCTGCAGCACCGTGGGGTGGTACATGTTCGTGAATCCCCACAACACGTTCCGCCCGGTGCGTTGCCAACGGGCCGACTGGTCGACGTGCCGCGAATCAGTAGAAGTATTTTGCGCCGACGCCGCCAACAAGACAATGCACACCACGCACGCACCTCGAAAAACCGGTTGCATTCCGCGTCCTCCAGGTATGAGAAAGGCGGGACCCAGGGAGAGGTCCCGCCTTCACATTACCACAAAGCCGGTGGGGAGGTTAGTGAGGGGATGTCAGGGTGGACCGGCTTGCGGTTTGTTCGGGCTGGAGCAATTCCAGCAAGTGCCTGCTGTCGAACGCGCCCACAAAACGGGCTTCCTCGCGCCCGCCGCGGAACACGATCGTCGTGGGGAGGTATTGGACCGCGAACTCTTGCGCCAGATCGGGATTCTCATCCGTGTTGAGGCCCAGAAACATCGCTTCCTGGCCGTGGTCACGGGACATTTCGTTTATGGTGGGTCCGACCTCACGGCACACGCCACACCACGGTGCGTGGAAATAGGCGACCACCGGTTTGGACGACTGGCTCACGCGTTCATTGAACTGTTGCGCGGACGTCACTTCGACGATGCCCGAGTCCGCTTCAATTACCGGTCCCGAAGGCGTCGCGAAGCTGAAGGCGATCAACAAGCCCATCAGCCCGCCATAGAGAGCGCCGCGCCGCGGATTGGCCGTCAAAGGGCATCCGCCGGTCTCGCAGGACCGGGTGCTGCCCAAAACGGCGCCTAGTCCCGCGCCTATCGCCACAGCCGCGCCTATTCTCAGTATGGGTACCAACATATCTTGAACTCCTTTCCGGAGAAACTTGCCACGTTCGCCGGGCCGGATAAGCGCCGGCCAACTAACCAAACCATTATGGAATGCGCCGGAGGACCGGTTTATTCCGCGCAAGGGTAATTTCCCGTATTTGACTACGATCTGTCGTCATTACATACGCGCGTCGACACGCGCCCCTTCCGGTTAGCCGGCCGCTGTTGGCCCTGTTGCCAGCATGAGCGTACGCACATCCCATCTATGAGCGCTCTAGTGTATATCCCGATTGTTCCTCGGGGAGTTCATGAGCAATTCTGGGGCCAACGTTGAGAAACCGAGGATTCATGCATGCAAATTATTATGGGCCAATGGTTTAGGGATAGGCGCACGAGGCAGCCAAGATTTGAGTCACGCGCGGGGGGTGCTCAATATTGCAACGCAGCAATGCGTTGCGTACCGTTTCGCAACGCGTTCATTTAGCGGGGATAACGGGTGCGAACGCTTGCAGACCAGACTCGACCTCTCTGGCATCCCCCACGACAACCACCGTGAGGCGATTGGGGTCGATGTGCTCGCGCGCGACACGCTGGATGTCTTCGGGAGTCACCGTTGCATAGGCTTCGAGGGAACGGGCAAGGTGGTCCGAGGCAAAACCCATGAACTCGAGGTACCACAGGAAGTTTGCCGAATCGACGAACGTTTCGAGCTGCAGCACCGCGCTGCCGATGAGGTGGGACCGCGCCCGCTCGAGTTCTTGGGAAGATGGCGGCGCAGTACGCATGCCATTGAGCACGTCAAGCACCGACTTAAGGGCCTCGGCGGTCTGTTCCGTTTGCGTCGAGACACTGCTGTCGAGGTATCCCGCGCATCTCTGGAAAGTGAACCCTCCGTAGGCCCCATAGGTGCGGCCCTGCTCGCCGCGGAGGGCCATGTTGAGCCGGCTGCCGAACGACCCCCCGTACACCTCGCTGAACACCTTCGCCGCGAAGTAATCGGGGTCATCGGGCGCAAGCGACACCTGGCCGACACGGATCTGGCTCTGGACCGCTCCCGGCACATCGGCGAGGTAGACGCGGGTTGGTTCGGCTTCGGGCGCATCGGGAAGCGTCACCGCTTTGACGTCAGAACCACGCGCCCAATCGCCGAAGGCTTGTTCCGCCCATTGGAATGCCTGGTCAGCGCTGCAGTCGCCGCCCAGGTACAGCACGGCGGCGTCCGGCCGGGCAATCGTCTGCCACCACAGGGCGAGGTCGTCCCGGGACAAGTTGCGGACGTCTTTCGGTCCGCCGGTAGCGGGCCTCGCATAGGGATGGGTCTGGAAGAGGCGGTGGCGCAGTTCGAGGTTGGCGCGGTAAGCAGGGTCGGTCTCAGAATAGCGCAGCATGACTCTTTCCCGCCGCTTGAGCATGCGCAATTCCTTGCGAGGGAAGACGGGGACCATCACCAACTCGGCCAACAGGTCCAAGCAGTCGCTCCTGGTCTCGGTGAGTCCGCTGACAGCGAGCATAGCGCCGTCCATTACGGATACCTCCTGGACCATCAGCGCGTTCTGCTCGATAAGACGGGCGATCTCTTCGGCGGTGTGACTCTCCGTACCCTTGCGCAACGTTTTCAGGGCAAGGCTTGTCGCGCCGGGCCTGGGTTCGGCCCATGGCCCCTCCCGAAAACCCATCGCGGCGAGAAAGAGAGGCGATTCGCTGTCAGGCAACACGACCACCTTCAGGCCGTTAGCCAGGACACGCTCGTGAGACACGATGGCCGGGGCCACGGGCGCCGGAGCATGAACCGGCGGGGTGGCAGGAAACGCGGCGGGCCGTTCCCACATGGCTTTGCACCACGACGTTTCGGCGAACGGCGACGCAGAAAGGTCCTCCGTCGCGCCGGGATTGTAGTCGAACTGTTTGTCGGGCAGCACCGTTACACGCGTACGCCGTTCGGGGACCAAGTACGTAGACGCTACGCGGCGCAAGTCTTCGGCCGTGACGGACTCAACCATGGCGGCTTCGCGGTTCACCCATGCGGGGTCACCGTAGAGAATGGACGCTTCGCCGAACTTCCATGCCCGCTCAGTGACGATAGTGCATCCAGAGACGGCCATGCGCCGGAACCGGAACTTCGCTTTTGCGAGTTCGTCGGGCGTCGGCCCTTCCAGTTGGAAGCGGGTGATGTGATGGTCGAAGGCGCGGAAGATGGCCGAACCGGGCTGCCCAAGCGGGTTGAGCTTGCCCAAGTAGTACCGCACAGGATGCAGCGCCCCTACAAACCCCGCGACGCCGTCTTGTTCGAGACAGAAATCCTGGGTTAGGAGCATCACACAGAGGCTGCGGTCGCGCACGATGTCGCGGTAAATCCGGCTGTCTTCGCCCTGCGCGAGGATCCACAATACCATTCGCAGGGGAATCGCGTCGGGATGCCTGGCGGGCACGGTGCGGAAGATGTAGCCGGCGAGCGGCACGGGGCCAAGCCGTTCAGGGAGCACCAGAGAACGTTCGCCGGCCTGGGCCGGCTCCTCGACGCGAACACGTGGCGGGTCAGGCGCCATGGGGAGCCAGCCGAAAAACCGCTCGGCCGCCGCAAACGCGTCTTCGTGGGTGACGGCGCCGGCAATTACGAGCGTTGCATTGTTCGGCACGTAGTACG contains these protein-coding regions:
- a CDS encoding DUF6132 family protein: MLVPILRIGAAVAIGAGLGAVLGSTRSCETGGCPLTANPRRGALYGGLMGLLIAFSFATPSGPVIEADSGIVEVTSAQQFNERVSQSSKPVVAYFHAPWCGVCREVGPTINEMSRDHGQEAMFLGLNTDENPDLAQEFAVQYLPTTIVFRGGREEARFVGAFDSRHLLELLQPEQTASRSTLTSPH
- a CDS encoding pitrilysin family protein, encoding MMSNVLRKAPLLPLFTALSCLALWGSAAAEEQTWNLVQKRLENGLTVVTHEDFSNPKVSVQVWYHVGSKDEPETRQGMAHLVEHLMFRGSAAVADYQHGDLIYAVGGDNNAYTYFDHTAYVNTVPAGQLDLALWLEAERMAFLDVRDEAFETERNIVEEERRTANLNTPYGTLPERVMAELFQQHPYRWLPIGKIAYLRAATPGDLRRFWDTYYVPNNATLVIAGAVTHEDAFAAAERFFGWLPMAPDPPRVRVEEPAQAGERSLVLPERLGPVPLAGYIFRTVPARHPDAIPLRMVLWILAQGEDSRIYRDIVRDRSLCVMLLTQDFCLEQDGVAGFVGALHPVRYYLGKLNPLGQPGSAIFRAFDHHITRFQLEGPTPDELAKAKFRFRRMAVSGCTIVTERAWKFGEASILYGDPAWVNREAAMVESVTAEDLRRVASTYLVPERRTRVTVLPDKQFDYNPGATEDLSASPFAETSWCKAMWERPAAFPATPPVHAPAPVAPAIVSHERVLANGLKVVVLPDSESPLFLAAMGFREGPWAEPRPGATSLALKTLRKGTESHTAEEIARLIEQNALMVQEVSVMDGAMLAVSGLTETRSDCLDLLAELVMVPVFPRKELRMLKRRERVMLRYSETDPAYRANLELRHRLFQTHPYARPATGGPKDVRNLSRDDLALWWQTIARPDAAVLYLGGDCSADQAFQWAEQAFGDWARGSDVKAVTLPDAPEAEPTRVYLADVPGAVQSQIRVGQVSLAPDDPDYFAAKVFSEVYGGSFGSRLNMALRGEQGRTYGAYGGFTFQRCAGYLDSSVSTQTEQTAEALKSVLDVLNGMRTAPPSSQELERARSHLIGSAVLQLETFVDSANFLWYLEFMGFASDHLARSLEAYATVTPEDIQRVAREHIDPNRLTVVVVGDAREVESGLQAFAPVIPAK